Part of the Novosphingobium sp. ZN18A2 genome, GTTCTTCTTCGACTTGGACATCTTGATGACCTTGCCGATGGTCACCGGCTTGCCATCCTCGATCAGTGTCGCGCCATCGGCGGTGCGCTCAACCTCACCGGGGCCATAGAAGGTTTCGCGGCTGCCCAGCTTGCGCGAATAGGTCTCGTGCGTGACCATCCCTTGCGTGAACAGGCTGGCAAACGGCTCCTTCACGTCGATCATCCCGATGTGGGCCAGCGCGCGCGTCCAGAAGCGGGCATAGAGCAAGTGCAGGATCGCGTGTTCGATCCCGCCGATATACTGTTCGACCGGCATCCACTGCCGGATGGCTTCCGGATCGAACGGCCGGTCCGCCGGCTGGCTGGCAAAGCGCAGGAAGTACCAGCTCGAATCGACGAAAGTGTCCAGCGTGTCTGTCTCGCGAACCGCCGCCTTGCCGCATTTCGGGCAATCGGTGTGCTTCCACGTCGCGTGGCGCACCAGCGGGTTGCCCGGCGTCTGGAAATCGACGTCTTCGGGCAGCACGACCGGCAACTGGTCCTTGGGCACCGGCACCACGCCGCAGGCCTCGCAATGGATGAAGGGGATCGGGGTGCCCCAGTAACGCTGGCGCGAAACGCCCCAGTCGCGCAGGCGCCACACGGTCTTGCCTTCGCCCCAGCCGCCCGCTTCGGCGCGGGAAATGACCTCGGCCTTGGCGTCGGCCACGCCCATGCCGGAAAGGAAGTCCGAATTCACCACCACGCCGTCGCCCGCTTCGGCCTCTCCGGCAAACGGCTTGTCGGCATCCGCCGGGTCGGCGGCGACAACGCGCAGGATCGGCAACTCGTATTTGGTGGCGAACTCGAAGTCGCGCTGGTCGTGTCCCGGCACCGCCATGATCGCGCCGGTGCCATAGTCCATCAACACGAAGTTCGCGATGTAAACGGGCAGGTCCGCCCCGGTGAACGGGTGCTTCGCGGTAAGCCCCGTGTCGAAGCCCAGCTTTTCCGCCGTCTCCACTTCGGCCGCGGTCGTGCCGCCCTGCTTGCACAGCTTTATGAAGTCGCGCGCCTTGGCGCTTGTCAGCGCGACGGTCTGCGCGACGGGGTGATCGGCGGCGACGGCCACGAAGCTGGCACCGAAAATGGTGTCCGGCCGGGTGGTATAGACATCCAGGCTTTCACCGTCGGACAGCGTGAAGGCGAATTGCAGGCCCTGCGACTTGCCGATCCAGTTTTCCTGCATCAGCCGCACCTTTTCGGGCCACTTGTCGAGCGAACCCAGCCCGGCAAGCAGGTCTTCCGCGAAATCGGTGATCTTCAGGAACCACTGGTTCAGCTTGCGCTTTTCCACCGGCGCGCCCGATCGCCAGCCCTTGCCGTCGATCACCTGTTCGTTGGCCAGCACGGTCTGGTCCACCGGATCCCAGTTGACCGCCGATTCCTTGCGATAGACCAGCCCGGCTTCGTACAGGTCGATGAACAGCGCCTGTTCGTGGCCGTAGTAATCCGGCTCGCACGTCGCCAGTTCGCGGCTCCAGTCAAGCGCGAAGCCCAGCCGCTTCAGTTGCGCCTTCATGTTGGCGATGTTGTCGCGCGTCCAGCCGCCGGGGTGCACGCCCTTTTCCATCGCGGCGTTTTCGGCGGGCATCCCGAAGGCGTCCCAGCCCATCGGGTGCAGAACCTCGAACCCCTTCATCCGCTTGTAGCGCGCCAGCACGTCGCCCATCGTGTAGTTGCGCACGTGGCCGATGTGGATGCGCCCCGATGGATAGGGAAACATCTCCAGCACATAGGAGCGCGGGCGGGCGGACGAATCGTCGGCGCGGAAGCTCTGCGCCTCGTCCCAGGCCTTCTGCCAGCGCGTATCGGCGCTGGCGGGATCGAAGCGGGCCGGTTCGGTGCGGATGGGTTCTGTGCTCATGCGCGTCCCTCTAGCCGCTCGGCGCGGCTTGTCGAGGGGGCGCGCGGCCAATCATGCGGCAGGACGCGCGGCGCGGGGGTGCGCCGCGCGGGCTGTCCGGGCCGCGCGGTCAGTTGGCGATCGTGCCGCGGCGCAGGTCGCGTGCCTTGGTCAGGATGATGTCTTCCAGCTTCTGCACCGTCGCGGCCTTCACAGGCGCATCCACCCAGGTGCCGTTCTGCTGCACCTGGCGGCTGGCCGCGACGCGCAGCGCGTCCGCCCGCAGGTCCTGGTCGAGGATCGATACCGTCACCTTGACCCGCTCGTTCGGGTCTTTGGGATTGGCATACCAGTCGGTCACGATCACGCCGCCGTTCGAATCGGTCTGCAGCAGCGGCATGAACGAAAGCGTTTCAAGGCTGGCGCGCCACAGGTAGGAATTGACGCCGATCGTGGTTACGCGCGCGGCGGCCAGATCGGCCTTCGGGCGGTCCTTGTGGCCGCAGCCCGCCACCAGAAGCAGCGCACTGCCAAGCATGATGCCGCGGGCGACGAGGTTCAGGGGCCGGCGGTCGGTGCTCGCGCTGGTTGTCACGGTGTCGTTCGTCCTTGCAATCTGGGCAGCTGGAACGCCGCCGGGCCAAATGTCCCGCGAAGCGACAGCCAAAGCGACAGCGGCCCGCCGGGATAGCGGGCCTCTATCACCGCCTTGCGCCACGCCGCAAGCGGGTTGAATTTGCCGCAGATGGGTGCCCCGGCGGTGAACGCGCCATGAACCACCCCGCCGATGTGTGGATATTGCGCCACACTTGTTTGACAAGATTCGAAAATTACGCGGCGGGGTGGCGCAAAGCGCGCGGGTGGCCTATGTGATTAACGGCAGGTTTTGCCGCTTTCCGAGTCTCTTGGACCTGTTCAGGTTTGGTTGATGGGGCTTGGCCAACAGGGTAACGGCATTCTGCATAGCCCGGATTCGGGCCGGAGGATTGGGATTGTGACAGTGGGCACGTTCGGAAAAGACGGGAAAGGGCGCGGTTTTGGCCGTCGTCTGCGTCTTGCCGCGCTTGCCGGTGGCACGCTCGCATTGGGTGCCGTGGTCCTGCCTGCGGTGGGCAATGCCTTTTCCAGCGGATTCGAATCGCAACCGGTAAGCCTTGCGGCGCGCGGCGGCATCGGTTCGTTCACGCCCGCGTCGGTCGATCCGCGTCTGGTAAGCCAGATCACCGTGCGCGCCTTCACGCATCCGGGCATGTTCAAGTTCACCCCCGCGGGCGACAATGCCCGCCCCGACCGGTCGGTAACGGTGGCCGTGCGCGTCGATCCGGAAGCGGC contains:
- the leuS gene encoding leucine--tRNA ligase — its product is MSTEPIRTEPARFDPASADTRWQKAWDEAQSFRADDSSARPRSYVLEMFPYPSGRIHIGHVRNYTMGDVLARYKRMKGFEVLHPMGWDAFGMPAENAAMEKGVHPGGWTRDNIANMKAQLKRLGFALDWSRELATCEPDYYGHEQALFIDLYEAGLVYRKESAVNWDPVDQTVLANEQVIDGKGWRSGAPVEKRKLNQWFLKITDFAEDLLAGLGSLDKWPEKVRLMQENWIGKSQGLQFAFTLSDGESLDVYTTRPDTIFGASFVAVAADHPVAQTVALTSAKARDFIKLCKQGGTTAAEVETAEKLGFDTGLTAKHPFTGADLPVYIANFVLMDYGTGAIMAVPGHDQRDFEFATKYELPILRVVAADPADADKPFAGEAEAGDGVVVNSDFLSGMGVADAKAEVISRAEAGGWGEGKTVWRLRDWGVSRQRYWGTPIPFIHCEACGVVPVPKDQLPVVLPEDVDFQTPGNPLVRHATWKHTDCPKCGKAAVRETDTLDTFVDSSWYFLRFASQPADRPFDPEAIRQWMPVEQYIGGIEHAILHLLYARFWTRALAHIGMIDVKEPFASLFTQGMVTHETYSRKLGSRETFYGPGEVERTADGATLIEDGKPVTIGKVIKMSKSKKNVVDPDEIVETYGADAIRWFMLSDSPPERDLPWSESGIEGCARFVQRLWRLFGQYEGDASGPDAIRDKALDRKRDQAVAAVGEEIEALGFNKAVARIYELASAVEKAKPSASRNEAIRALLLLVSPMMPHLAEEAWAAFGESGLIADAAWPQVDPALLVEDEVTVAVQVKGKLRDTLTVAKGTPREELESLALASDKVQRALDGAEVRKVIVVPDRLVNLVA
- a CDS encoding DUF3576 domain-containing protein; amino-acid sequence: MLGSALLLVAGCGHKDRPKADLAAARVTTIGVNSYLWRASLETLSFMPLLQTDSNGGVIVTDWYANPKDPNERVKVTVSILDQDLRADALRVAASRQVQQNGTWVDAPVKAATVQKLEDIILTKARDLRRGTIAN